One Nostoc sp. CENA543 genomic window, TGATGCGCGTGAGCGTTGGCTGGACAGAATTAATAATCAACCTGATAAGCTACCGCAACAGTTATTAGTTGATGAATTTACTAACTATTCTGAGTCAGATATCACCAAGGAACCTGCTAAAAAGTTTGTTAAAGCATCTCTTAGCGACCCTAGAAAAGCGGAAGAAAGAATAGTCTGTATTGCCCATTTCTTTACTAATACTGCTGTAGGTGGCAGTGATGGAACTGCCAAAGGTAGAGCTAGAGGTACTATTCAAATTGACCGCAAAACTGCTGACGGTAAGACACCTTTAAAGGTGGCAATAGTTAACGGTTTAAATAATTCAGATGGGGATGCCGAAGTAGATAAAAAGGTGACAATTCCTAATTGGTTGACTCCTGAAAGCATTCATAAACATTTCAACGGACAGCCAATTGATTTTGATGATTAATCGTTATAAAAATGTTTTTTTAGCTGTTAAGAACTGGGGTAGAGCGGGTGGCGTAGCGGAGTGTCGGGGGCGGGCTACCGAGTGAGTGGCCACTCTACGAGAATTTCTTGCCCGTCCCCGACACCACCCGCTCTAAACGAAGTGTCTCCAGTTCGGCGGGGCATCACGAGATAGTGAGGTTGAAGTAATTGTGATACCACAGTTGATATTAAAGACAACAATCAAATAAAAAATAAGAAACGCTTGTGCTGTCAAACTTCAAATTGCTTTACCACAAGCGTTTTGAGTGCCAACGCTGTTTACTCCTATTGCTCGGCACTGGCTTTCTTACTTGCAGTCATTGGTCTTCTCTATAACCAAAATTGGCGATCGCCTTCCAGCATACTCGTAGGATAAATCCCATTTAAGCGCAGATAAGCCATACGATCTGCTCCGTAGAGAGGCATTGGCAACCGAGGTGTTTGTAACGCTCCATGATGCAGCAATGTCAGTTTTAAAGTAGTTTCTAGAATGTTTTCAATTGATACTTGGTGTCCTTCTTCACGCACAGTCAAACGCAGAGGACGAGCTAAACCTACCCGATCTGAAATTTTAGTTGTTACTAGAACCGCTTCACGGGATGATAAACGAAGTGCCAACCCTTTTTCTGGAGAAGTCACAATTTTTTGCTGATTTAAGTTGTAAAGTCTAGGATTCCCAGACTTTCTGCACTCCACTAAAATAAATTTTGAGTTAATTGCTCTAGCCCATTCCAGTAAATGGTCAACTTCTTGACCGCAAAAAGGGCCATCCCGGTAAATTAAAACTGTTTTGTTTTTCAGTTCAGATGCTGGAAGTAATGTTTCTAAAAGTCTTTGAGGTATTTCTTCACCTGGAATTAAAGCATCTTCTAGCCGATATCGAATAAACTTTCCTTGTCTATCATAGAAACGCACACTTGCACAGGCGTTTAGAGTTCCGGGTAACTTTTCCTTTGACTCTCTAGAAATATCCAATCCAATAAAATAGTCAGCAATCTCTAAAGGTTCAGCCAAAACGAAAGGTAAATTACCCAACTTTGCTAAAATTCCGGGAATTACTTGATTAAGAATTTGTCTGTGGTCAACGCTGGTTAATGTATCAGAATAAATTACCTGACTAGCAATTCCACGTCTGAGTAACTGCGAATATACCCGTTGATATAAACTACCGCCTTCATCATTATCAGCATTACGATCACTCTCTGGCAGAAAGGTTAGAAAAATATCAGTTGGAACAGTAATTAATTCATTGACAGCAGTCTCTAATTCATCAATGGCTTTCTCTAGTTCAGCCCTGGCTTCAGCACCACTCAACTCAGGCAATTCTTTTCTATGAACAATCTCACTTTGAAATCCGTATATTTTTAACCTTTGCCGAACTTCCTCTAAAAATTTATCTACTTTTAAATTACAAAGCTTTAAAGCAGCAATACGAATTACTCTTGATGGCTGTTGATAATCATAATGACGGCTGTAAACACCACCTTTAGACAGTCCCTTAAGGACTTCACCTCTAATGCCTTTAACACCTCTACCAAAAAGGAGTGGAGTTTGCTCAATTGCTACTGGTGGTTTCCAGAATAATGTCGGGTAATTACGGCTGTTGATACTACGCCCTAACTGAAATCCATATGCAGATAGAGAAATATCTGCTTGTGTTTTATAGGTAATTAAAAGTCTCTGTCGCTCCTGGTGAGTAATTTTAGTTGCCTTGAGTAGGTCTCCATATTTAACTTGTAGTTGCTCAGATGTTTGGGCAGTAATGCTAGGACGCAAAGCCATTAGCGGATAATGAAATTGCTTTTTATTCTTGCCAAATTGTACAGAAACGAGGGGCTGTTCGTCAGGTGCGTCCTCTAGTTTTTGTTTACTAATTGAACCAGTTGCTTTTTCTTTTAGTTCCTCTCTATGTTCCCCTACTGTTCCCACAATCCCAGTAATAATACAGTTACCACCTCGTTCAATTTCTTGAACTTTCAAACCAATTAAAAGCTTTTCTAAGTTGTGCCGATAGGGGTGATTCTCTAAAAAATCAGCTAAATCACCCTTTGATATAATGCTGCTGTGAATCGTTAAAGTTAAAGCAGGTTTTAACCCCTCTGGCAATTCAATAGTTTCTGCCCAAAAATCGGGTTCTCGTATGACTTCTACGCCGTTATCAGAACGGATAGTTACAGTTGAAAATGGACGAGTAACTTTTAATACTTGAATAGCAAGAAAGGCAAGAATTAACGGTGTTGGCTGTGGCTGACGTACCCATTGAATTGAGTAGTAGCGATCTCCAATATCTTCTTTCAATTCCTCTAAAATTTCTAAAAGTGCTTTTCGCCATTCATCTTGGCTAGGCATAGGTTGACCCGGCCTAGCTAAAACAAAAAAATCTCCATTATGCCAAGTGACAATAATCTCAGGAAATTTGCGACTAAACCGGAAGCTGAAACGATTGCCATCCTGTCGTTCAACTTCTGGAGTCAATCGAAAGCATATTAAATTTGGTTGGGAGATAGTAAGGGGAAAAATTTCACTTAGAGATGTTGGTTCTAGAGAAACGGGCGCAACAGTCATGCAGAAACCTCAATATTAGAGAATTCACAAATTGAATTGAATGAGCATTGTTGGCAGTTAATGCCTGGATTAGGAGGGAAAATTCGTTTAAACTCAGACGGAGAATGCCTATAACGTTGCAAATCTTTTTGATGCTGTTGGGATATTCGCGCCAGTTCAATCCGAAAAGCGTTTAGCTGACTAGCTGTTGCAGTGATGGGATCAGACCATTTCTCACTTTCCAAGTTGTAAAACGATGCCACAGAGGGTTGAGTAGGATAGAGTAAGTTCGCTGCTAGTAAGTAAACATACGCTTGTCGTTTGTCAAAATTAGCTTGACCCGTCTTAAAATCCAATATATGCAGTGTGCCATGTTGTTCTTCAAAAATACAGTCAATAGCAGCAAATAAGTTAAATTGATAATTATCCTGCTCAATTAAAATTGGTTCTGGAAATCCTTCATCACCTCGACTCAATGTGATAATGTTCTTCCCAAAGAGAATGGGATTTAAATGGTAATTTTTCAAGATAGAAATCACTCGTTCTTGAATTATCTCTGACTCTTGGTCTAATTGTAGAATCTCTGCCACTTTTGTAACAGCATCACTGTGGTATAAGATAAAGGGGTCTCGATGAAATTCATAAACTCCTCGTTGTGCCAGTAGACCAATCCGTTGTGGTATCGTATCAGTTGCCAAGAGTGCTGCAACCAATGGTTCGCGTGATCTTGCTTTAGTAAAACCTCGCTTCATGTCACAATGCCAGTGTTCTTGTCCTATTGGTGGAGCAAACTGTAACCATAGGTTGTAACTAGCAAACGGTCGCCAAGGTGTTGGCATTTTCAAACTCCGATAAATAATTGCAAATCTGTTTTTGGTTTTCTCCAACCGTGTTCCGCATTTGTCTTGATGCTAGGAAAGTTTTTTATGTACACCATATTCAGTGTTCAATTTTTTGTTGACTTACATAGTCAACCTGTTTTTTAGATACTAACTTATGTTGACTTCCATAGTCAACAATTGATATAATTTACAGGTAAGTAGGAAAAAAAAGTGAATCAAACTTTTGGCAGGGTTATTCGTCAAGCCCGTAAGGACAAGGGATACAGCCAGCGTGAGCTAGCAAAATTAATAGAAGTAGATTACACTTATCTGTCCAAACTGGAGAACGACCACGCCGCGTATCCTCCTAGTAAAGAGGTCATTCGGTTGTTAGTGCGTTACCTAGATTTAGCCGAACGAGAAGAGGAGCTAATCTATCTTGCTGGTCGAATCACAGCCGATGACGAGAGAATTTTTCAGGAGTTGGTTAAACAGAATTACAAGCAGATGCCTGCTTTGTTTCGTATGTGGCGTGACAATCCTCATTCTGTTCAAAAACTCCTTGAAGAACCTATCCAACCAGAAAATGAGGAGAAGGAAAGTTGAGTGTAATTAAGCCGGAACAGCGATATAGCAAAAAGGAGATTGAACGTAGGGCTAATGACCTTCTCAATAAGATGCAAGCTAAACCTAATTATGCTGGTAACGGACGACGAATTGATGCTAGCCGTGTCGCTGACTTTCTGGATATAGGTGTTGTGTGGGAAAGTTTACCGTCTGATGACCAAGGGCAGATAGCAGCTATGATTTTGCCACTGCAACGGGAAATTGTCATTAATAATGACATTCCCAAACTGCGTGAAGGATATGGACAATCCACGATTGCTCATGAAATTGGACACTGGTTACTTCACATCAACCAAGAAGATGTGGAAAAATTTGTAGATCGGATGGAGCGTGATATCGAGGTAAATATACCGCCGTTCTTATGCCGTAGTGCTAGTGATCAAGTTTATCAAAGTATTGCTAACACTCAGATAGATTGGAGAGAATGGCAGGCTCAGTATCTCGCTAGTTGCTTGTTGATGCCTGTGCATATATTGGAACAAGCACAAAAGGCGCGTGATTTAACAAAATGGCCTCACCTTTATGCAATGGCAGATGAACTTGGTGTAACTATATCTAATCTGACAAATCGTTTGAAAGGTCTGGGCTGGATTCGCTTGACTGAAAACTCTAAGCAAATTTATTTAGGTAATACCGCACCTAGCAGGACAGGTGCGTTTAAGTAGAAAGTTATCGCATATTTTAATTTGAAACTACTTTACGCGATACGGCACAAAGTGCCAGCTTCTCTAACATTGCTCCATATTTAAGTATTATTACTGAACCTTTTTTGTTTTAACTAGACAATCCTATAAAACAAAGATGAATGGAATAAAAACAGATGTGGTTTAAATTTTCACAGCAAAAGCTTATTGTAATTATCGTAAGTTGGTTATTTGCTTTAACTGTAATGATTTGGGCTAATCCTGTTTTTGCTGCTGGAGATGATGATTTATTCTTGCAGAAATTCAATGATTATATTCCAGAAGAGTTAATAGATTTATTTGGAGGAGTTCCCTTTCCAGCGATTACTGATTCTGAAAAAATTGAAGCTGCTCAATTTGCTTGTCGTGCTTTAAATAGAGGTAATACTCTAACAGATTTAAATTTATTGGGCATGAAGATTAATCGGAGTCTAGTATCTGAACAAAAATACATTGCAGCACTAATGCAAGCAGCTGTTGAAACTTACTGCCCTACCGATAAATATTTATATCAAGCAGCAGTAATACGTCGTTACACCGACAACTTATAACCAAGCCGATGGATAGTTTGTCCATTTTTTTCGATCATCTTCAGTTGGTACCCCTGACTGTGCATCTGCGTTAAGCTAGTGCTGCGGAAGCTATTGTTGTAGGAGAGTGCATATTGATTTTTGACCATCAGGTAATTATCAGGTGTAAGCTTTGTTGGCGTTGCACCACTGGGATTTCCCAGCAGTAAATGCAAGCTGATTGATGGGGAAAGTTCAGTTAATGGTGGTACTTGGGACTGGGCTGGTGAACACCCAACAATAAACGCCACCAAAGCCGCTACACCCAAATTTCGACAAATTCCCATAAATTGACGCACCCTTAGCGATTTATT contains:
- a CDS encoding Piwi domain-containing protein, which gives rise to MTVAPVSLEPTSLSEIFPLTISQPNLICFRLTPEVERQDGNRFSFRFSRKFPEIIVTWHNGDFFVLARPGQPMPSQDEWRKALLEILEELKEDIGDRYYSIQWVRQPQPTPLILAFLAIQVLKVTRPFSTVTIRSDNGVEVIREPDFWAETIELPEGLKPALTLTIHSSIISKGDLADFLENHPYRHNLEKLLIGLKVQEIERGGNCIITGIVGTVGEHREELKEKATGSISKQKLEDAPDEQPLVSVQFGKNKKQFHYPLMALRPSITAQTSEQLQVKYGDLLKATKITHQERQRLLITYKTQADISLSAYGFQLGRSINSRNYPTLFWKPPVAIEQTPLLFGRGVKGIRGEVLKGLSKGGVYSRHYDYQQPSRVIRIAALKLCNLKVDKFLEEVRQRLKIYGFQSEIVHRKELPELSGAEARAELEKAIDELETAVNELITVPTDIFLTFLPESDRNADNDEGGSLYQRVYSQLLRRGIASQVIYSDTLTSVDHRQILNQVIPGILAKLGNLPFVLAEPLEIADYFIGLDISRESKEKLPGTLNACASVRFYDRQGKFIRYRLEDALIPGEEIPQRLLETLLPASELKNKTVLIYRDGPFCGQEVDHLLEWARAINSKFILVECRKSGNPRLYNLNQQKIVTSPEKGLALRLSSREAVLVTTKISDRVGLARPLRLTVREEGHQVSIENILETTLKLTLLHHGALQTPRLPMPLYGADRMAYLRLNGIYPTSMLEGDRQFWL
- a CDS encoding PD-(D/E)XK nuclease family protein, yielding MPTPWRPFASYNLWLQFAPPIGQEHWHCDMKRGFTKARSREPLVAALLATDTIPQRIGLLAQRGVYEFHRDPFILYHSDAVTKVAEILQLDQESEIIQERVISILKNYHLNPILFGKNIITLSRGDEGFPEPILIEQDNYQFNLFAAIDCIFEEQHGTLHILDFKTGQANFDKRQAYVYLLAANLLYPTQPSVASFYNLESEKWSDPITATASQLNAFRIELARISQQHQKDLQRYRHSPSEFKRIFPPNPGINCQQCSFNSICEFSNIEVSA
- a CDS encoding DUF732 domain-containing protein, which translates into the protein MWFKFSQQKLIVIIVSWLFALTVMIWANPVFAAGDDDLFLQKFNDYIPEELIDLFGGVPFPAITDSEKIEAAQFACRALNRGNTLTDLNLLGMKINRSLVSEQKYIAALMQAAVETYCPTDKYLYQAAVIRRYTDNL
- a CDS encoding ImmA/IrrE family metallo-endopeptidase produces the protein MSVIKPEQRYSKKEIERRANDLLNKMQAKPNYAGNGRRIDASRVADFLDIGVVWESLPSDDQGQIAAMILPLQREIVINNDIPKLREGYGQSTIAHEIGHWLLHINQEDVEKFVDRMERDIEVNIPPFLCRSASDQVYQSIANTQIDWREWQAQYLASCLLMPVHILEQAQKARDLTKWPHLYAMADELGVTISNLTNRLKGLGWIRLTENSKQIYLGNTAPSRTGAFK
- a CDS encoding helix-turn-helix domain-containing protein, which encodes MNQTFGRVIRQARKDKGYSQRELAKLIEVDYTYLSKLENDHAAYPPSKEVIRLLVRYLDLAEREEELIYLAGRITADDERIFQELVKQNYKQMPALFRMWRDNPHSVQKLLEEPIQPENEEKES